The proteins below come from a single Natrinema sp. SYSU A 869 genomic window:
- the trpC gene encoding indole-3-glycerol phosphate synthase — MNSDTELAPAVQSILEAARERSGGEGVIDVDARSLPDALADAEADGRVPVIAEVKPTSPTAEGTRDDDPVELAQSMVDGGATAISVLTEPTHFGGSPEALTRIREAVDVPVLRKDFVIEEVGMDVVEADLLLLIVRFVDDLEELVTAARKRGFQPLVEVHDRAELETALEAGADIIGVNNRDLAKLEVDLETFESVAPHVPDDVTLIAESGVSSLADVQRMRAAGADALLVGSAIMDHGAGDSDVTENTRRLTRAESAGAADSTESTTETETT; from the coding sequence ATGAACTCCGATACGGAGCTCGCCCCTGCGGTGCAGTCGATACTCGAGGCCGCTCGGGAGCGTTCGGGCGGTGAGGGCGTCATTGACGTTGACGCACGCTCGCTGCCCGACGCGCTGGCCGACGCCGAGGCCGACGGGCGAGTCCCAGTGATCGCGGAGGTGAAACCGACGAGTCCGACGGCTGAGGGGACTCGAGACGACGATCCCGTCGAACTGGCACAATCGATGGTCGACGGCGGTGCGACGGCGATCTCGGTGCTCACGGAGCCGACCCACTTCGGCGGCTCACCTGAGGCGCTGACCCGCATTCGGGAGGCCGTCGACGTCCCGGTCCTGCGCAAGGACTTCGTCATCGAGGAGGTGGGGATGGACGTCGTCGAGGCGGACCTCTTGCTATTGATCGTCAGATTCGTCGACGATCTCGAGGAACTCGTCACGGCCGCCCGCAAACGGGGCTTCCAGCCCCTCGTGGAGGTCCACGACCGCGCGGAACTCGAGACAGCGCTCGAGGCAGGGGCCGACATCATCGGCGTGAACAACCGTGATCTGGCGAAACTCGAGGTCGACCTCGAAACCTTCGAGTCAGTGGCCCCCCACGTGCCGGACGACGTAACGCTGATCGCCGAGAGCGGCGTCAGCTCGCTGGCGGACGTGCAACGGATGCGCGCGGCGGGTGCCGATGCCCTCCTGGTCGGCAGCGCCATCATGGACCACGGCGCGGGCGACAGCGACGTGACGGAGAACACCCGACGACTCACGCGAGCGGAATCCGCGGGCGCTGCGGACTCGACGGAATCCACGACGGAGACTGAGACAACATGA
- the trpB gene encoding tryptophan synthase subunit beta yields the protein MSTERERDGESESGRTGTFGDYGGQYVPEALMPAVQELEDAYQRYVLENEDGFMDEFRERLRDFGGRPTPLQRADRLSERYDREVYLKREDLVHGGAHKLNNALGQVLLAKYMGKERIIAETGAGQHGTATAMAAAHLDMPCEIYMGRTDVNRQRPNVYRMRMNGAEVNPVEAGSGTLKEAINETMRDWATTVERTHYVIGSVVGPHPFPKMVRDFQAVIGDEVRKQIQEKAGRLPDSVVACAGGGSNTMGAFHAFVPDEAVDLYAVEAGGSSLEIDEEEGLAPNSATLSTGTDGVLHGAMTKLLQSTDGQIMESHSVSAGLDYAGVGPELSHLVETGRVTPASVDDEDALNGFHRLSRLEGIIPALESSHALGYLEEEHETLGDLVVVNVSGRGDKDLETVLEETETRDLVAAPDVEVFDG from the coding sequence ATGAGCACGGAACGCGAACGCGACGGCGAGAGTGAATCCGGACGGACGGGCACGTTCGGTGACTACGGCGGCCAGTACGTCCCCGAGGCGCTGATGCCAGCCGTCCAGGAACTCGAGGACGCCTACCAGCGATACGTCCTGGAGAACGAGGACGGCTTCATGGACGAGTTCCGCGAGCGACTGCGCGATTTCGGCGGGCGGCCGACGCCGCTCCAGCGCGCGGATCGGCTGAGCGAGCGCTACGACCGCGAGGTATACCTCAAGCGGGAGGACCTCGTCCACGGCGGGGCACACAAACTGAACAACGCGCTCGGACAGGTCCTGCTCGCGAAATATATGGGCAAGGAGCGGATCATCGCCGAGACCGGCGCGGGCCAACACGGCACCGCGACGGCGATGGCCGCGGCCCACCTCGACATGCCCTGCGAGATCTACATGGGTCGGACGGACGTCAACCGCCAGCGGCCCAACGTCTACCGAATGCGGATGAACGGGGCCGAGGTGAACCCTGTTGAGGCAGGTAGCGGGACGCTGAAGGAGGCGATCAACGAGACGATGCGCGACTGGGCGACCACCGTCGAGCGGACCCACTACGTGATCGGCTCTGTCGTCGGCCCGCACCCGTTCCCGAAGATGGTCCGGGACTTCCAGGCAGTCATCGGCGACGAAGTCCGGAAACAGATTCAGGAGAAGGCCGGACGACTGCCCGACAGCGTCGTCGCCTGTGCCGGCGGTGGCTCGAACACGATGGGAGCCTTCCACGCCTTCGTTCCCGATGAAGCGGTCGACCTCTACGCCGTTGAGGCCGGCGGCTCGAGCCTCGAGATCGACGAGGAGGAAGGTCTCGCGCCCAACTCCGCGACGCTCTCGACGGGCACCGACGGCGTCCTCCACGGCGCGATGACGAAGCTCCTCCAGAGTACTGACGGCCAGATCATGGAGTCCCACAGCGTCAGCGCGGGTCTGGACTACGCCGGCGTCGGCCCCGAACTCTCACATCTCGTCGAGACCGGTCGAGTCACGCCGGCGAGCGTCGACGACGAGGACGCGCTCAACGGCTTCCACCGGCTCTCGCGGCTCGAGGGGATCATTCCCGCACTCGAGTCGAGTCATGCGCTCGGCTATCTGGAAGAGGAACACGAGACTCTCGGCGATCTCGTTGTCGTCAACGTCTCCGGGCGCGGCGACAAGGACTTAGAGACCGTGTTAGAGGAGACCGAGACGCGCGATCTCGTAGCCGCACCGGACGTGGAGGTGTTCGACGGATGA
- a CDS encoding DUF5791 family protein, which yields MFYEQRMTVPDSSAELRAEYEDDLVAIIEQRGAGDVAAETDLEQETLEALAAGESPELMFEQAAQIQSLEDGEPDPETIVTMALEHLLLGMSTAVLDVDAVESHLEIDLDAKEVHQKIEGRAPMSFGEFVHIQYVIADSAP from the coding sequence ATGTTCTACGAACAGCGGATGACCGTCCCCGACTCGTCTGCCGAACTCCGGGCCGAGTACGAGGACGACCTCGTAGCGATCATCGAGCAACGCGGCGCTGGAGACGTCGCAGCCGAAACCGACCTCGAGCAGGAGACGCTCGAGGCGCTGGCTGCGGGCGAGTCGCCCGAACTGATGTTCGAGCAAGCGGCCCAAATCCAGTCGCTCGAAGACGGGGAACCGGATCCGGAGACGATAGTGACGATGGCACTCGAGCACTTGCTACTGGGAATGTCGACGGCGGTACTCGACGTCGACGCGGTCGAGAGCCACCTCGAGATCGATCTGGACGCGAAGGAGGTTCACCAGAAGATCGAGGGGCGAGCGCCGATGTCGTTCGGGGAGTTCGTCCACATCCAGTACGTGATCGCGGACAGCGCGCCGTAG
- a CDS encoding glycosyl transferase family 2, whose amino-acid sequence MEYVQERIATLHEFGNGDEGPGSGLAREAAAAVAETAVVVPMTGREYESPAAERVLGELERLEPAPAAVFVPVRAEPGRIGPFREWLGSFALPTRVLWCNAPGVDAVLADAGLGGEFGKGRDVWLALGPAADVADAVVVHDADARSYEAAHVHRLLAPLTMDFDFSKGYYARVERGRLYGRLFRLFYEPLLRSLADAHDAPIIDYLGAFRYALAGEFAASSHLARRLRAPRAWGLEVGTLGDAYDVAGFGGSAQVDLGRHEHDHRAVAGDTGLEGMSREVAATLLGVLEEHGVDPEYETLSKRYRATGKELIDQYRADAAFNGLEYDPAAERDQVSRYAESIAPPGLDTRLPRWIDAPFTPADVLAAARPWRERRVGSRSQD is encoded by the coding sequence ATGGAGTACGTCCAGGAGCGGATCGCCACGCTCCACGAGTTCGGCAATGGGGACGAGGGTCCGGGTAGCGGTCTGGCCCGCGAAGCCGCCGCTGCGGTCGCCGAGACGGCCGTCGTCGTCCCGATGACCGGCCGCGAGTACGAGAGCCCCGCCGCCGAGCGCGTTCTCGGGGAACTCGAGCGCCTCGAGCCGGCACCCGCTGCAGTCTTCGTCCCCGTCCGGGCCGAACCCGGCCGAATCGGGCCGTTTCGAGAGTGGCTCGGCTCGTTCGCACTGCCGACCCGGGTCCTCTGGTGTAATGCGCCCGGCGTCGACGCCGTGCTCGCCGACGCGGGACTGGGCGGCGAGTTCGGGAAAGGACGAGACGTCTGGCTCGCGCTCGGTCCCGCCGCGGACGTCGCCGACGCGGTCGTCGTCCACGACGCCGACGCCCGCAGCTACGAGGCCGCACACGTCCACCGCCTGCTCGCGCCGTTGACGATGGACTTTGACTTTTCTAAGGGGTACTACGCGCGCGTCGAGCGCGGTCGGCTCTACGGGCGGCTCTTCCGACTGTTCTACGAACCGTTGCTACGATCCCTCGCGGACGCCCACGACGCACCGATCATCGACTATCTCGGCGCGTTCCGGTACGCGCTGGCCGGTGAGTTCGCCGCGAGTTCCCACCTCGCGCGGCGGCTTCGCGCACCGCGTGCGTGGGGGCTCGAGGTCGGCACGCTCGGGGACGCTTACGATGTCGCCGGCTTCGGCGGCTCCGCACAGGTCGACCTCGGTCGCCACGAGCACGACCACCGCGCGGTCGCGGGCGACACTGGCCTCGAGGGGATGAGTCGAGAAGTCGCGGCGACGCTGCTGGGCGTGCTTGAAGAACACGGCGTCGATCCCGAGTACGAGACCCTGTCCAAGCGATATCGGGCCACCGGCAAGGAGTTGATCGACCAGTATCGTGCGGACGCGGCGTTCAACGGACTGGAGTACGATCCGGCAGCCGAACGGGATCAGGTGTCTCGCTATGCCGAGTCGATCGCACCGCCGGGGCTGGACACGCGCCTCCCGCGATGGATCGACGCCCCGTTTACGCCAGCCGACGTCCTGGCCGCGGCCCGGCCCTGGCGGGAACGACGCGTCGGCTCGCGCTCGCAAGACTAA
- a CDS encoding CoA pyrophosphatase yields the protein MTGQRLTLGPVASYEPTEIGDQEYDAAVLAPIVDRDGEDHLLFTRRADHLGEHPGQMSFPGGGAEPEDETILETALREANEEIGLERSEAEVVGQLDDIRTVTEYAVTPFVAHVPDREYVRDESEVAEIVVLPLSDLLDPDNYEYERRSHPYYGEIVIHYFRVNGYTVWGATGRILVQLLELATDFEAPETVDRSNF from the coding sequence ATGACAGGCCAGAGATTGACGCTCGGGCCGGTCGCGAGCTACGAACCGACGGAAATTGGCGATCAGGAGTACGACGCGGCAGTTCTCGCGCCGATCGTCGACCGCGACGGTGAGGATCACCTGCTCTTTACCCGGCGGGCCGACCACCTCGGCGAACACCCCGGCCAGATGAGTTTTCCGGGCGGTGGGGCCGAACCCGAAGACGAGACGATCCTCGAGACCGCGCTTCGGGAGGCCAACGAGGAGATCGGTCTCGAGCGCAGCGAGGCCGAAGTTGTCGGGCAACTCGACGACATTCGGACCGTCACCGAGTACGCCGTCACGCCGTTCGTCGCCCACGTCCCCGATCGAGAGTACGTCCGCGACGAGAGCGAGGTCGCCGAGATCGTCGTCCTCCCGCTGTCAGACCTACTCGATCCGGACAACTACGAGTACGAGCGCCGCTCCCATCCCTACTACGGCGAGATCGTCATCCACTACTTCCGCGTGAACGGCTACACCGTCTGGGGCGCGACCGGCCGGATTCTGGTGCAGTTGCTCGAGTTGGCGACGGATTTCGAAGCGCCCGAGACGGTCGATCGGTCGAACTTTTGA
- a CDS encoding HVO_0758 family zinc finger protein → MKSVRKALRAGDLEKDTYDRLVCGDCEKPLKTENDPDEIKTVRICPDCEAEWKEIR, encoded by the coding sequence ATGAAATCAGTCCGGAAGGCGCTCCGCGCCGGCGACCTCGAGAAGGACACCTACGATCGGCTCGTCTGTGGCGATTGCGAGAAGCCACTGAAGACCGAAAACGACCCGGACGAGATCAAGACGGTCCGCATCTGCCCCGACTGCGAGGCGGAGTGGAAGGAGATTCGCTAG
- a CDS encoding DHH family phosphoesterase, giving the protein MSYRSAPTGGVVVGANPLVTESLGDSVRSLEPLVLSLLVLVVVGLVLGGWWVIRWFRRPPGVRLQRMLANHDDVAVLMHPNPDPDAMSCAMGVARIADSVDTDATLQYSGEIRHQENRAFRTVLDLDMESIEASSQLDSDAVVLVDHNTPRGFTGAQTVEPIAVVDHHPGNGAGTKFTDVRTDYGAASTILVEYLNDVGATMTDEDGSSGFQVSQELATGLLYGIQSDTNHLTNGCSRAEFDACAALFSGIDEDLLDRIANPQVSDDVLQVKATAITEKRIEGPFAVCDVGEIGNVDAIPQAADELMHLEGVTAVVVYGEHDGTLHLSGRSRDDRVHMGETLRHAISDIPMASAGGHARMGGGQLSVDHMNGIGPSDGISRAEFEERLFSSMAGER; this is encoded by the coding sequence ATGAGCTATCGGAGCGCCCCGACCGGCGGTGTCGTCGTCGGGGCGAACCCGCTGGTAACCGAGTCGCTGGGCGACTCGGTCCGGTCCCTCGAGCCGCTCGTTCTCTCACTTCTCGTTCTCGTCGTCGTCGGTCTCGTCCTCGGTGGGTGGTGGGTGATTCGCTGGTTCCGTCGGCCGCCGGGCGTGCGCCTCCAACGCATGCTCGCTAATCACGACGATGTAGCGGTGTTGATGCATCCGAACCCCGATCCCGACGCGATGTCGTGTGCGATGGGCGTCGCGCGAATCGCTGACTCGGTCGATACCGATGCGACCCTGCAGTACTCCGGCGAGATCCGCCACCAAGAGAACCGCGCGTTCCGCACCGTCCTCGATCTGGACATGGAGTCCATCGAGGCGAGCTCTCAGCTCGATTCGGACGCGGTGGTGCTAGTCGATCACAACACACCGCGGGGGTTTACCGGGGCCCAAACCGTCGAGCCCATCGCGGTCGTCGACCACCACCCCGGTAACGGGGCCGGCACGAAGTTCACCGACGTGCGGACCGACTACGGCGCGGCGTCGACGATCCTTGTCGAGTACTTAAACGACGTTGGCGCGACGATGACCGACGAGGACGGCTCGAGCGGCTTTCAGGTCTCACAGGAGCTCGCGACGGGACTGCTCTACGGTATCCAGTCGGATACGAACCACCTGACCAACGGCTGCTCGCGGGCCGAGTTCGACGCCTGCGCCGCGCTGTTTTCGGGGATCGACGAGGATCTGCTCGACCGGATCGCCAACCCACAGGTCAGCGACGATGTCTTACAGGTCAAGGCGACAGCGATCACCGAAAAGCGAATCGAGGGCCCCTTCGCCGTCTGCGACGTCGGCGAGATCGGTAACGTCGACGCGATCCCCCAGGCCGCGGACGAACTCATGCACCTCGAGGGGGTTACAGCGGTCGTCGTCTACGGCGAACACGACGGAACGCTCCACCTCTCCGGCCGGTCACGCGACGACCGGGTGCACATGGGGGAGACGCTGCGCCACGCAATCAGCGACATCCCGATGGCCAGCGCCGGCGGCCACGCGCGGATGGGCGGCGGCCAGCTCTCGGTCGATCACATGAATGGAATCGGTCCCTCCGATGGGATCAGCCGCGCGGAGTTCGAGGAGCGACTCTTTTCGTCGATGGCGGGCGAACGCTAG
- a CDS encoding SDR family oxidoreductase — protein sequence MNVAVLGCGHVGIELGRQLAARGHEPIGVRRSGEGVERIEDAGFEGVQADVTDREALAAVPDVDAIVFAASSGGRGAEAAREVYVEGLRTAIEAFGERENPPNRLVYTSSTGVHGDHNGDWVDAETPIEPTTDKTEVLAEAERIALELPDEYGFDGTVARYAGLYGPGRYRLERYLEGPVTEGYLNMVHRDDAAGAVRYLLTEGFASGEVVQVVDDEPASKWEFADWLAAECGVAQPPKQTKAERLTDDDISEAGRRRILTSKRCSNEKLRALGYEFAFPTFREGYRDAIESYRNESVN from the coding sequence ATGAACGTTGCAGTTCTCGGCTGTGGGCACGTCGGGATCGAACTCGGCCGACAGCTCGCGGCGCGAGGGCACGAGCCGATCGGCGTTCGCCGATCCGGGGAGGGGGTCGAGCGGATCGAGGATGCCGGCTTCGAAGGAGTACAGGCGGACGTTACCGACCGCGAGGCGCTCGCAGCGGTTCCGGATGTCGACGCGATCGTCTTCGCCGCGAGCAGCGGCGGCCGGGGTGCCGAGGCCGCTCGAGAAGTCTATGTAGAGGGATTACGGACGGCGATCGAGGCGTTCGGGGAGCGCGAGAACCCGCCCAACAGACTCGTGTACACGTCCTCCACGGGGGTCCACGGCGACCACAACGGCGACTGGGTCGACGCGGAGACGCCGATCGAGCCCACCACCGACAAGACCGAGGTGCTCGCCGAGGCCGAGCGGATTGCGCTCGAACTGCCCGACGAGTACGGTTTCGATGGCACCGTGGCACGCTATGCAGGGCTGTACGGCCCCGGCCGATATCGACTCGAGCGCTATCTCGAAGGGCCCGTGACGGAGGGGTACCTGAACATGGTCCACCGGGACGACGCCGCCGGAGCGGTCCGCTACCTGCTCACGGAGGGCTTCGCGAGCGGCGAGGTCGTCCAGGTCGTCGACGACGAACCAGCCTCGAAGTGGGAGTTTGCGGACTGGCTGGCAGCAGAATGTGGCGTCGCACAGCCGCCGAAGCAGACGAAGGCCGAACGGCTCACGGATGACGACATCTCCGAGGCGGGGCGGCGACGGATCCTGACGAGCAAGCGCTGCTCGAACGAGAAACTTCGGGCGCTCGGCTACGAGTTCGCCTTTCCCACGTTCCGTGAGGGATACCGCGATGCGATCGAGTCCTACCGTAACGAGTCTGTCAACTGA
- a CDS encoding MGMT family protein — MEDVTDAGIYARESPYLDRYVQLGAASGRVLSVSFPEIPDDNAEDDHAVLDEIFEYLDGLEEITFDDVQVAMTMPTDQRAVLEGVQTIPYGDQVTVETLARMTSGIDHQDEDDIILVRTALDENPAPLLIPDHRVRDGPSAAPPDVEQKLRSLEGL, encoded by the coding sequence ATGGAGGACGTTACGGACGCTGGAATCTACGCACGGGAATCGCCGTATCTCGACCGGTACGTCCAGCTCGGTGCCGCCAGCGGGCGAGTCCTGAGCGTCTCGTTCCCCGAGATCCCCGACGACAACGCCGAGGACGACCACGCCGTCCTCGATGAGATCTTCGAATACCTCGACGGTCTCGAGGAGATCACCTTCGACGACGTGCAGGTCGCGATGACCATGCCGACCGACCAGCGGGCGGTCCTTGAGGGCGTCCAGACGATCCCTTACGGCGATCAGGTCACCGTCGAGACCCTCGCCCGGATGACCTCCGGGATCGATCACCAGGACGAGGACGACATCATCCTTGTCCGAACCGCGCTTGACGAGAACCCGGCCCCGCTCCTGATTCCCGATCACCGCGTGCGCGACGGCCCCAGCGCCGCGCCACCGGATGTCGAGCAGAAGCTGCGGTCGCTCGAGGGGCTATAA
- a CDS encoding carbohydrate kinase family protein: MSDDDLRNCLSDLESGDARHLVALPDGSVDRWYALSGAGGDRLKAADAFADQLAAGGRAFSLEPIDARPGGQAVNAARQIDALGEAATLIGHLEHPVLSGFPFETHSMGTPATVRVVDFGSDELQFSEPGPAEDWGLADLLAVVDWDRIVGADALCCTNWVSIRGLTAVFDRLASSPPAEPLPVVVDPGPIDAVDPMALADLFDALSQADSADTPLAVFLSVNPMELAAATAAAGVPDDDGADDGEDPTAYSSRECTRDRAAALRSAIGLTGVVSHGSDAAVGATRDGIQSREMVSIGEPQRTTGAGDRFSAGLACGLARDWPLETALALGNACAAYFVGTGETADPAAVRSLLERID, from the coding sequence GTGAGCGACGACGACCTTCGCAACTGCCTCAGTGACCTCGAGAGCGGTGACGCTCGGCATCTCGTCGCATTGCCCGACGGCAGTGTCGACCGCTGGTACGCGCTTTCGGGGGCGGGCGGCGACCGCCTCAAGGCAGCCGATGCGTTCGCCGATCAGCTTGCGGCCGGCGGCCGCGCGTTCTCGCTCGAGCCGATCGACGCGCGGCCGGGCGGACAGGCTGTCAACGCGGCCAGACAGATCGACGCGCTCGGCGAGGCGGCGACGCTCATCGGCCACCTCGAGCATCCGGTGCTGTCCGGGTTCCCCTTCGAAACGCACTCGATGGGGACGCCTGCGACGGTTCGCGTCGTCGACTTCGGATCGGACGAACTCCAGTTCTCCGAACCGGGACCGGCCGAGGACTGGGGACTCGCGGACCTGCTCGCAGTCGTCGACTGGGATCGGATCGTCGGCGCGGACGCGCTGTGCTGTACGAATTGGGTATCGATCCGCGGTCTCACGGCCGTCTTCGACCGGCTGGCATCGTCACCGCCCGCAGAGCCACTTCCGGTGGTCGTCGATCCCGGGCCGATCGACGCCGTCGATCCGATGGCACTCGCGGACCTGTTCGACGCGCTGTCGCAGGCCGATTCGGCTGACACACCGCTCGCGGTATTTCTGAGTGTGAATCCAATGGAACTCGCGGCCGCCACGGCGGCCGCCGGCGTCCCAGACGACGACGGAGCGGACGACGGCGAGGACCCGACTGCGTACTCGTCTCGAGAGTGCACTCGAGACCGAGCCGCGGCGCTTCGCTCCGCGATTGGCCTCACCGGGGTCGTCTCCCACGGATCCGACGCAGCCGTCGGGGCAACGCGGGACGGAATCCAGTCCCGTGAGATGGTTTCGATCGGCGAGCCACAGCGTACGACCGGTGCCGGCGATCGATTCTCGGCGGGGCTGGCCTGCGGGCTGGCTCGCGACTGGCCCCTTGAGACGGCGCTCGCGCTCGGGAACGCCTGTGCGGCATACTTCGTTGGAACCGGCGAGACCGCCGATCCGGCGGCGGTACGCTCGCTACTCGAGCGGATCGACTAG
- a CDS encoding molybdopterin-dependent oxidoreductase: protein MSDSERSENRRREVDAILDRKPGTVSVTDLEDRYRVVGAADQGTYANWLTPVEDHYVCHRNETLEPDADSWTVALTGAVERDSTLGMDAIRDEYPTVAVAHTMECAGNGRGYFEPETGSVQWEYGAVSTAFWTGTPLRSILADHGAATDDDMWLTAVGGDRPEVEGENDLFARSIPLSKVLEDCILAYEINGQPLPPEHGHPVRLLVPGWYGVNSVKWVTELRVMEKMVHGPEWVDRDGDDYTRWQQSSYRIHPEGVEPESNATISTYDTWEQWESDEIDQPYTYDENVKSTIGYPEDGATVSPREDGTIEVVGVAWAGDDDVTAIEVSTDGGESWDDGSFFGPNYDCAWRLFRYLWEPSTGSYTLYSRATDEHGRRQPARISRPGEGSEDSEDAADDYPWNEGGYAENAFRPHAVEVTVE from the coding sequence ATGTCCGATTCGGAGCGAAGCGAGAACCGGCGACGGGAGGTCGACGCGATTCTGGATCGCAAACCCGGCACTGTGTCCGTCACCGATCTCGAGGATCGATATCGGGTCGTCGGCGCGGCCGACCAGGGTACCTACGCGAACTGGCTCACGCCCGTCGAAGACCACTACGTTTGTCACCGCAACGAGACGCTCGAGCCCGATGCCGACTCGTGGACGGTCGCGCTCACCGGCGCGGTCGAGCGGGACAGCACTCTCGGGATGGACGCGATTCGAGACGAGTATCCCACGGTCGCCGTCGCGCACACAATGGAGTGTGCGGGCAACGGTCGCGGCTACTTCGAGCCCGAAACGGGCAGCGTCCAGTGGGAGTACGGGGCTGTCAGCACCGCGTTCTGGACCGGCACACCGCTGCGCTCGATCCTCGCCGATCACGGCGCGGCGACTGACGACGACATGTGGCTCACCGCGGTCGGCGGCGACCGCCCCGAGGTCGAAGGCGAGAACGATTTGTTCGCCCGCTCGATTCCGCTGTCGAAGGTCCTCGAGGATTGCATTCTCGCCTACGAAATCAACGGCCAGCCGCTCCCGCCCGAACACGGCCATCCGGTCCGGTTGCTCGTTCCCGGCTGGTACGGTGTCAACAGCGTCAAATGGGTCACCGAACTCCGCGTGATGGAGAAAATGGTCCATGGCCCGGAGTGGGTGGACCGCGACGGCGACGACTACACTCGGTGGCAGCAGTCCTCCTACCGAATCCATCCCGAGGGCGTCGAACCCGAATCGAACGCGACGATTTCGACGTACGACACCTGGGAGCAGTGGGAGTCCGACGAGATCGATCAGCCATACACGTACGACGAGAACGTCAAGTCCACTATCGGCTATCCCGAAGACGGCGCGACCGTCTCCCCGCGGGAGGACGGCACGATCGAGGTCGTTGGCGTCGCCTGGGCCGGCGACGACGACGTGACAGCGATCGAGGTTTCGACCGACGGCGGAGAGAGCTGGGACGACGGCTCGTTCTTCGGGCCGAACTACGACTGCGCGTGGCGACTGTTTCGCTACCTGTGGGAGCCGTCGACTGGCTCGTACACCCTCTACTCCCGTGCGACTGACGAGCACGGCCGCCGCCAGCCCGCCCGAATCTCGCGGCCCGGCGAGGGCAGCGAGGATTCCGAGGACGCGGCCGACGACTATCCCTGGAACGAGGGCGGCTACGCGGAAAACGCGTTCCGCCCCCACGCAGTCGAGGTCACCGTGGAGTGA
- the trpA gene encoding tryptophan synthase subunit alpha, producing the protein MSREIRAERESRDGERGAATRCDQREHLEKRTENEVNREQRPASREVRADGGEPTAYDSDVEAAIREDQPALITYITAGDPSLKDTKAYVEALDRGGSDLIELGLPFSEPIAEGSTIQAAINRALDAGTTPEGFFELVADLETEAPLLVMTYYNMILQYGDEPDVRPFVERAAEAGLSGIIVPDLPAEEAGPLREACDDNGLDLVFIIAPTTEGERLDQIMSQVSGFAYVQARLGTTGARANVSGATHDSLARLSEYDVPKAVGFGVSKGDHAAEIIEAGADGVIVGSALVDIIAEHSSAGSGTESQNIASSDDPSDAVDALEAKAQELKRGARRGADTVTVDPEERPEPEQP; encoded by the coding sequence ATGAGCCGCGAGATTCGAGCGGAGCGAGAATCTCGGGACGGCGAGCGGGGAGCGGCTACGAGGTGCGACCAGCGGGAGCACCTCGAGAAACGAACGGAGAACGAAGTGAACCGTGAGCAGCGACCCGCGAGCCGCGAGGTTCGTGCCGACGGCGGCGAACCGACCGCATACGACAGCGATGTCGAAGCGGCTATCCGCGAGGACCAGCCCGCGTTGATCACCTACATCACCGCTGGAGATCCCTCGCTCAAGGACACGAAGGCGTACGTCGAGGCCCTCGACCGGGGTGGCTCGGACCTGATCGAACTCGGGCTTCCGTTCTCGGAACCGATCGCGGAAGGGTCGACGATTCAGGCTGCAATCAACCGCGCGCTCGATGCCGGGACGACCCCCGAGGGCTTCTTCGAGTTGGTCGCGGACCTCGAGACTGAGGCGCCGCTGCTGGTGATGACGTACTACAATATGATTCTCCAGTATGGTGACGAACCTGACGTTCGGCCCTTCGTCGAACGCGCGGCCGAAGCGGGTCTTTCGGGGATTATCGTCCCCGACCTGCCCGCCGAAGAGGCGGGCCCGCTGCGCGAGGCCTGCGACGACAACGGGCTCGATCTCGTCTTCATTATCGCGCCGACGACCGAGGGTGAGCGTCTGGATCAGATCATGTCGCAGGTCTCAGGCTTTGCCTACGTGCAGGCCCGCCTCGGGACGACCGGTGCGCGCGCGAACGTTTCGGGTGCGACCCACGACAGCCTCGCGCGGCTTTCGGAGTACGACGTTCCCAAGGCGGTCGGCTTCGGCGTTAGCAAGGGTGACCACGCAGCCGAAATCATCGAGGCCGGCGCGGACGGCGTTATCGTCGGCAGCGCCTTGGTCGATATCATCGCTGAGCACAGCTCAGCAGGCTCTGGGACGGAGTCCCAGAACATCGCCTCGAGCGACGATCCCAGCGATGCGGTCGACGCACTCGAGGCCAAAGCTCAGGAACTCAAACGTGGCGCACGTCGCGGCGCGGATACCGTCACGGTCGATCCGGAAGAACGACCGGAACCAGAACAGCCATAA